In Plodia interpunctella isolate USDA-ARS_2022_Savannah chromosome 1, ilPloInte3.2, whole genome shotgun sequence, one DNA window encodes the following:
- the LOC128676920 gene encoding uncharacterized protein K02A2.6-like isoform X1, with the protein MLRDGVIEPVDCSEWASPLVPVSKADGSLRICADYKATVNPALVVDRYPLPKVDDLLVRLSGSQFFSKIDLSQAYNQVLLDETKNLTVVNTHRGLYRYNRLVYGLASSAGIFQRIMCNLLNNIPNVEVFLDDVIIGGQTKRDHLQAVEAVFSRLHKYGLKLKSNKCVFLVNEVRYLGYILNRDGIRTDPEKIQAITKIPRPSCVTELRSFLGLVNFYAKFVKNMSTKLVPLYELLKKGCTWNWSQQCEQAFTEVKRLLVSAEVLMHYDPSLPLIVTCDASARGVGGVLSQPSRCGGRERPVAYVSRTLNDAERNYSQIHREALAIIFSVNKFHQYLYGRRFTLRTDHKPLVSILGPHTGIPTMVASRMQRWAIILSAYSYDIEYVRTDENGADGLSRLPVAAGGKQMSHASSNAPAPEQTYLHFIQQELLLDYNVIKSKTSRNPLLAKVLSYLRDGWPSDCEIMSMKPYFNRKDGLYEELGCVMWGHRLVVPDECRERVLRMIHEPHMGIVKSKALARSYVWWPGVDEDVERLCRECAVCASQADAPPRQTPRMWPWPNRPWSRVHLDFLGPIFGKTYLVLVDAMSKWIEVCQVSSTAATGTIGKISELFSRWGLPKQIVTDNGPPFFSAEFANFVSSQGIEHIFSPPYHPASNGLAENAVKSLKRVIKKASAEKQDIDKALCTFLLHYRNTEHSTTGESPAMLLLGRRLRTKLDALKPNREGKVREAQQRQKVAAKGSNRELRPNETVWYRQYLKSQKWASGQVAECVGPSNYKIRDKHGEVLHRHIDQLRRRTGGRSSLACPDTEFNTSQNESSTNSEPQIALPDAGDAAQSEEINDEAGKAETPLKGSVVSGLNRRDAPASPEFQDALPTVTTPPPSRPVRQCRLRKM; encoded by the coding sequence ATGCTGCGCGACGGCGTCATCGAGCCCGTCGACTGCTCCGAGTGGGCCTCACCTCTCGTACCGGTAAGCAAGGCTGATGGTTCCTTGAGAATTTGTGCTGACTACAAAGCTACAGTCAACCCGGCGCTTGTGGTAGACCGCTATCCGTTGCCAAAAGTAGACGATTTGCTGGTAAGGTTAAGTGGGTCACagtttttctcaaaaattgatttatctcAGGCCTATAATCAGGTTTTGTTAGACGAAACGAAAAATCTCACCGTTGTGAATACCCATAGAGGtctgtataggtataataGGCTGGTGTATGGCTTAGCATCCAGCGCCGGGATTTTTCAACGaataatgtgtaatttattaaataatatcccTAACGTCGAAGTATTTTTAGATGACGTCATAATAGGGGGCCAAACTAAAAGGGATCACTTGCAAGCTGTTGAAGCTGTATTTAGTAGGTTGCATAAATATGGACTaaagttaaaaagtaataaatgcgTATTTTTAGTTAACGAAGTACGTtatttaggttatattttaaatagggaTGGTATAAGAACGGATCCAGAAAAAATTCAAGCCATTACCAAAATACCTCGACCAAGCTGTGTAACAGAGCTGCGTTCGTTTTTAggtttagtaaatttttacgCAAAGTTCGTTAAGAACATGAGCACAAAGTTAGTTCCCTTATACGAATTACTTAAAAAAGGTTGTACATGGAATTGGTCACAGCAGTGTGAACAAGCGTTCACAGAGGTTAAACGACTTTTGGTTAGCGCGGAAGTTTTGATGCACTATGATCCTAGTCTGCCGCTCATAGTGACCTGCGACGCGAGCGCGCGGGGCGTGGGGGGCGTGCTCTCGCAGCCGAGTAGGTGCGGCGGCCGCGAGCGCCCGGTTGCCTATGTATCGCGCACGCTCAACGATGCCGAGAGAAATTATTCTCAGATACATAGGGAAGCACttgctattatattttctgttaataAATTCCACCAATATTTGTACGGTCGTCGTTTTACCCTACGCACCGACCATAAGCCTTTGGTATCGATACTCGGACCACATACAGGGATACCTACCATGGTAGCTAGTCGGATGCAACGCTGGGCAATAATATTATCGGCTTATTCGTACGATATCGAGTACGTGCGCACCGACGAGAACGGAGCGGACGGGCTGTCGCGGCTACCTGTGGCCGCCGGCGGTAAACAGATGAGTCATGCGTCTAGTAATGCACCGGCGCCCGAGCAAacgtatttacattttattcaacaggAACTATTGTTAGactataatgttattaaaagtaaaacgtCGCGTAATCCGCTTCTCGCTAAAGTTTTGAGTTATTTACGAGACGGATGGCCGTCGGATTGTGAGATTATGAGTATGAAGCCGTATTTTAATCGTAAAGACGGGTTATACGAAGAGTTAGGGTGCGTTATGTGGGGTCATAGGCTGGTAGTACCGGACGAGTGTAGGGAGAGGGTACTACGCATGATTCACGAACCCCATATGGGAATAGTAAAATCGAAAGCTTTAGCTCGCAGTTATGTGTGGTGGCCGGGGGTGGACGAGGACGTGGAGCGGTTGTGTCGGGAGTGCGCGGTGTGTGCCTCGCAGGCGGACGCGCCGCCGCGCCAGACCCCGCGAATGTGGCCCTGGCCAAACCGGCCCTGGTCTAGAGTTCACTTAGATTTCCTAGGACCAATTTTTGGCAAAACTTACCTGGTTTTAGTCGACGCCATGTCTAAATGGATAGAAGTTTGTCAGGTTTCTAGCACAGCGGCAACTGGGACTATAGGAAAGATTAGCGAATTATTCAGTAGATGGGGTTTACCTAAACAGATAGTTACAGACAACGGACCGCCGTTTTTTAGCGCGGAATTCGCTAATTTTGTGAGTAGCCAGGGTATTGAGCACATATTTTCGCCACCGTACCATCCGGCTTCAAACGGTTTAGCGGAAAATGCTGTAAAATCGTTAAAAAGAGTTATTAAAAAAGCTAGTGCGGAGAAACAAGACATAGATAAAGCCTTGTGTACGTTTTTGTTGCATTATAGGAATACTGAGCACTCGACAACTGGGGAAAGCCCGGCTATGTTGTTACTAGGCAGACGGTTACGTACAAAATTAGATGCACTGAAACCGAATAGGGAGGGTAAAGTCAGGGAAGCGCAGCAACGTCAAAAGGTAGCGGCAAAAGGAAGTAATAGGGAGCTTAGGCCAAATGAAACCGTATGGTATAGGCAGTACTTAAAGTCACAGAAGTGGGCATCGGGCCAGGTGGCCGAGTGCGTCGGGCCTAGTAACTATAAGATCAGGGATAAGCATGGGGAGGTCTTACATAGGCATATCGATCAACTGAGACGGAGGACGGGTGGACGTTCATCGCTCGCTTGCCCTGATACAGAATTTAATACCAGCCAAAACGAGTCTAGCACAAATTCTGAACCACAGATAGCCTTGCCGGATGCGGGGGATGCGGCCCAATCGGAGGAGATAAACGACGAAGCCGGGAAGGCTGAGACGCCCCTTAAAGGGTCGGTAGTCAGTGGGTTGAACAGGAGGGATGCTCCTGCGTCTCCCGAGTTCCAGGACGCCTTGCCAACTGTGACTACACCACCTCCTAGTCGTCCTGTACGACAGTGTAGGTTAaggaaaatgtaa
- the LOC128676920 gene encoding uncharacterized protein LOC128676920 isoform X2: MSFYKPVRNKCLLRTPVFQLAPRHRYPSGLSTAISHWRTRISTNIYACRLDIAIMSIGKVREFDVKNGAWSSYVDRLEMYFTVNSVKNELKVPTLIAVMGDEAYELLSNLASPKKPAELSYECAVRLLRNHLQPTPSALAERFRFRQRRQAADENVASYVAELKKLTRYCKLGDGLNENLRDQFVCGLRSDLIRQRLFAEDDTLTFTNAVKLASSLEAAERDAAAVDATGAASRELSADVHALAVSSGKQRREPRAAGRAGRGTHGGAGAQRAEVAGANLSGNKIARSGSRDTHSGQCYSCGGVGHYREECRFNQYTCSKCKRVGHLRRVCPDQRQGRRAAVHYAAGEEEPEDENLDSCGEDFHHLCLNDYKAI; encoded by the exons atgtcattttataaacCAGTCCGGAATAAATGCTTGTTACGTACGCCCGTGTTTCAGTTAGCTCCGCGACACCGTTATCCCTCAGGACTATCGACCGCTATATCACATTGGCGAACGAGGATTAGTACCAATATTTACGCGTGCAGGTTAGACATCGCAATTATGTCGATTGGTAAAGTGCGGGAGTTCGACGTGAAGAACGGGGCGTGGTCGTCCTACGTGGACAGGCTCGAGATGTACTTTACAGTGAACAGTGTGAAAAATGAACTCAAAGTGCCTACTTTAATTGCGGTAATGGGTGACGAAGCTTACGAACTATTATCGAATCTAGCCAGCCCTAAGAAACCAGCGGAACTAAGCTACGAGTGTGCGGTCAGATTATTACGTAATCACCTCCAACCGACCCCGTCGGCACTGGCAGAGCGGTTCAGATTTCGGCAGAGAAGGCAAGCGGCGGACGAGAATGTGGCAAGCTACGTGGCGGAATTAAAAAAGTTGACACGCTATTGTAAGCTGGGGGACGGATTAAACGAAAACCTTCGGGATCAATTCGTGTGCGGCTTGAGGAGTGATCTCATCCGGCAGAGGTTATTTGCAGAGGATGACACGCTCACGTTTACTAACGCGGTGAAGTTAGCCAGCTCATTAGAAGCCGCGGAACGCGACGCAGCTGCGGTTGACGCGACAGGAGCCGCAAGCCGGGAGCTATCGGCGGATGTGCATGCTCTGGCGGTCAGCAGCGGCAAGCAGCGGCGGGAGCCACGGGCGGCGGGCCGAGCCGGGCGCGGTACACATGGAGGAGCGGGAGCGCAGCGGGCGGAGGTCGCCGGAGCGAACCTTAGCGGCAACAAGATTGCGAGGAGTGGCAGTCGGGATACACACAGTGGACAATGTTATAGCTGTGGGGGAGTGGGCCATTATCGGGAAGAGTGTCGATTTAACCAATACACCTGTAGCAAGTGCAAGCGGGTGGGGCACCTCAGGCGTGTGTGCCCGGACCAGAGGCAGGGGCGAAGAGCAGCTGTACACTATGCCGCAGGAGAGGAGGAGCCAGAGGACGAGAATCTGGACAGTTGCGGGGAGGATTTTCACCACTTATGCCTGAACGATTATAAGGCG ATATAA
- the LOC128677039 gene encoding uncharacterized protein LOC128677039, which produces MFCRANFFVIGFILRITSVSPIAEIDPDDEVLHLIGEPDFRDVRLRWEYGQLDEDQPRPLAFQVHYCELQAWGQYRCRTKVIDDLEEEKSSRGAPEASTTTMQPSGRRGRMYSARITGLRMATTYSFEVRPVKRDARDLADPNSIGSKIIIVPTKGFSARATQCLPHASEVEVSTGPYFGGRIAVEAADGGPERCALQGNPNSAQDAYILRILHEDCGSDVNDTTVATYVIVQENLPILTHSTRRFLVLCTYKPETLTVRAGINLPKANPGDVLHHMRGAGGAGSAEPDDRELDYNELQPARLEADKEETEQSMFGEITLVMFLVVTAFGGIALLIWKVVPQEDRDNISIATVSSLSRSGIFGRRNRDRFSDQSSVYSITLSEKDDGILKKPHDGDNTSEA; this is translated from the exons ATGTTTTGCCGCGCAAATTTCTTCGTAATTGGATTTATTTTGCGAATCACTTCTGTATCTCCCATCGCTGAAATTGATCCGGATGATG aAGTGTTGCACTTGATCGGCGAGCCGGATTTTCGCGATGTGCGCCTGCGCTGGGAGTACGGCCAGCTGGACGAGGACCAGCCCCGACCCCTGGCCTTCCAGGTGCACTATTGTGAGCTGCAGGCATGGGGGCAGTATCGGTGTAGGACGAAG gtAATAGACGATTTAGAGGAGGAAAAATCAAGTCGTGGAGCACCCGAGGCGTCGACGACCACAATGCAGCCCTCAGGCAGACGCGGGCGCATGTACAGCGCGCGGATCACAGGTTTGCGGATGGCGACCACTTACTCGTTCGAAGTGCGGCCTGTCAAGCGGGACGCCCGTGACCTGGCTGACCCTAACTCTATCGgctctaaaattattatagtgcCGACAAAGGGAT TTTCCGCTCGAGCGACGCAGTGCTTGCCGCACGCGAGTGAAGTGGAAGTGTCGACAGGGCCGTACTTCGGCGGGCGCATCGCGGTGGAGGCCGCGGACGGGGGGCCGGAGCGCTGCGCGCTGCAGGGGAACCCCAACAGCGCGCAAGACGCCTACATCTTGCGCATCTTGCACGAGGACTGCGGCTCCGACGTTAATGACACCACCGTTGCCACATATGTCATCGTGCAGGAGAACCTGCCCATCCTTACCCACAGCACGAGACG CTTCCTAGTGCTGTGCACATACAAGCCAGAGACGTTGACAGTCCGCGCGGGTATAAACCTGCCTAAAGCCAATCCTGGCGATGTGCTGCACCACATGCGGGGCGCGGGGGGCGCGGGGTCCGCGGAGCCCGACGACCGGGAGTTGGATTATAACGAGCTGCAGCCTGCAAGGCTCGAGGCCGACAAGGAGGAGACTGAACAGA GCATGTTTGGCGAAATCACCCTGGTAATGTTTCTGGTGGTTACGGCTTTCGGCGGCATTGCTCTACTGATATGGAAGGTGGTTCCTCAGGAAGACAGGGATAACATATCCATCGCAACAGTGTCATCCTTGTCTCGCAGTGGCATTTTCGGGAGGAGAAACAGAGACAGATTCTCAGACCAAAGTTCAGTATACTCAATAACGCTTTCCGAAAAAGACGACGGTATTCTGAAGAAGCCACATGATGGAGACAACACTTCCGAGGCGTAA
- the LOC128672405 gene encoding tetraspanin-7-like, with translation MGNQFKNVAVIACLKTFLFIFNVVFWITGLLLLTVGLWAEFDLYKYMELSPEFSGTAPHVMIGIAGLIVLISSIAFSCIIKGQPVLLFIYGGFLACIFMMDAGVGASVACYKDTYAKGLYDGLTQTVISYNPQKANFDFAQSTLHCCGVSNYTDWMKMSPQRVVPISCCIDPNNCITANYGDIYQRGCYEVIVDYLESNMDVLIGIAIGTALLPLLGTVLSCCLASYIKKSKYDVMN, from the exons ATGGGTAATCAATTCAAGAATGTGGCTGTTATAGCTTGCCTGAAAACgttcttgtttattttcaatgtagTCTTTTGG ATTACAGGTCTTCTGTTGCTGACCGTGGGTCTGTGGGCGGAGTTCGATCTTTACAAGTACATGGAGCTCTCCCCGGAATTCTCCGGAACAGCTCCACACGTCATGATCGGCATCGCAGGGCTGATCGTGCTCATCAGCTCCATCGCCTTCTCCTGCATCATTAAAGGACAACCCGTCTTGTTGTTTATC tacgGTGGATTTCTGGCATGCATTTTCATGATGGACGCAGGCGTAGGCGCCTCCGTGGCCTGCTACAAGGACACGTATGCTAAAGGGCTTTACGATGGACTCACTCAAACGGTCATCTCTTACAATCCTCAGAAGGCTAATTTTGATTTCGCACAATCTACG CTACATTGTTGCGGCGTGTCCAACTACACTGACTGGATGAAGATGTCGCCCCAAAGGGTGGTACCGATTTCCTGCTGCATCGACCCCAACAATTGCATCACGGCAAACTACGGTGATATTTATCAAAGG GGCTGCTATGAGGTCATAGTGGATTATCTGGAAAGCAACATGGACGTGTTGATCGGCATCGCTATCGGCACCGCATTGCTGCCGCTGCTCGGCACGGTCCTGTCCTGCTGCCTCGCCAGCTACATCAAAAAATCCAAATATGACGTCATGAATTAA